In Bradyrhizobium sp. 1(2017), one DNA window encodes the following:
- a CDS encoding NAD(P)-dependent oxidoreductase: MADPKRWQIGLVGYGEVGRILAEDLRQQDIKVAAYDIKLGGEQGGSLKEHAAKFGVALAASHAELTTKSDFVISAVTARQAVPVARACAAAINQGTWFLDFNSASPGAKQRAAALIDGAAGRYVEGAVMTSVPPYRIKVPLLLGGPGARELEPLLNAIGFAAKVASDKLGVSAAVKMCRSIMIKGLEAMVIESFTTARAYGVEDAVLASLAETFPAIDWEKQGAYFFQRVIEHGRRRAEEVREVAETVREAGLTPWSAQGTAERQAWVADLADEGLFGARGTREFARGADWRTEADRILSKINRAK, encoded by the coding sequence ATGGCGGATCCGAAGCGGTGGCAGATCGGTCTGGTTGGCTATGGCGAGGTCGGCCGGATCCTTGCTGAGGATCTGCGCCAGCAAGACATCAAGGTCGCCGCTTACGACATCAAGCTTGGAGGCGAGCAGGGCGGTTCGCTGAAGGAGCATGCTGCGAAATTCGGCGTTGCGCTCGCGGCGTCTCACGCCGAGCTGACCACGAAGTCCGATTTCGTCATCTCCGCCGTCACGGCAAGGCAGGCTGTTCCGGTGGCAAGAGCCTGCGCGGCCGCGATCAACCAGGGCACCTGGTTTCTGGATTTCAATTCGGCCTCGCCGGGCGCCAAGCAGCGCGCTGCCGCGTTGATCGACGGCGCTGCCGGCCGTTATGTCGAGGGTGCGGTGATGACCTCGGTGCCGCCTTATCGCATCAAGGTACCGTTGCTGCTCGGCGGTCCGGGCGCGCGAGAGCTCGAGCCGCTTCTGAACGCGATCGGCTTTGCGGCGAAGGTCGCCAGCGACAAGCTCGGCGTGTCCGCCGCGGTGAAGATGTGCCGCAGCATCATGATCAAGGGCCTCGAGGCCATGGTCATCGAAAGCTTCACCACGGCGCGTGCCTATGGTGTCGAGGATGCCGTGCTGGCCTCACTCGCGGAAACCTTTCCCGCGATCGATTGGGAGAAGCAGGGCGCCTATTTCTTCCAGCGCGTGATCGAGCACGGCCGCCGCCGCGCGGAGGAGGTGCGGGAGGTCGCCGAGACCGTGCGCGAGGCGGGGCTGACGCCGTGGTCCGCTCAAGGCACGGCCGAACGGCAGGCCTGGGTGGCAGATCTCGCCGATGAAGGGCTGTTCGGCGCCCGGGGCACCAGGGAGTTCGCCCGCGGCGCCGATTGGCGCACCGAGGCGGACCGCATCCTGTCGAAGATCAATCGCGCAAAATAA
- a CDS encoding amidohydrolase family protein, which translates to MTFDTIFLNARFDGGSRHHIAVKDGRIAAIMPADQRPTGTETIDLGNALVVPGFVEGHIHLDTSFYGDAWRPHKPCTDGFDVHERVAFQAQNMAEAAPMDVRARNQLDLCIGHGTTQMRSHVMVDGSVGLKSLETILRVREEYRSLIDIQLVAFPQSGILASPGTPQLLDEAIGLGADLVGGLDPASFDRDVEKHLDVVFGVANKHGVDVDIHLHDMGTLGAFEIEQIAARTRVLGMEGRVAISHAYGLGDITTDQLKKIGEVLARSGVAIMTNAPGARPFPPILALRNAGVTVFSGNDNIRDSWWPYGDGDMLRRAATLGYRSGFNVDEELRVAFDVVTEAGAKALRLEGYGLQVGAKADFVTLQAEHVPEAVVGVPQGRSVYKGSRLVASSGRIMGKRG; encoded by the coding sequence ATGACCTTCGACACAATTTTCCTGAACGCGCGTTTCGACGGCGGGTCTCGTCATCACATCGCGGTCAAGGACGGCCGCATTGCGGCGATCATGCCTGCGGACCAACGGCCTACCGGCACCGAGACGATCGACCTCGGCAATGCCCTCGTCGTCCCCGGCTTCGTCGAGGGCCATATCCATCTCGACACCAGCTTCTATGGCGATGCCTGGCGTCCGCACAAGCCTTGCACTGACGGCTTCGACGTACATGAGCGCGTCGCTTTCCAGGCGCAGAACATGGCTGAGGCAGCGCCGATGGACGTGCGGGCGCGCAACCAGCTCGACCTCTGCATCGGACACGGCACCACGCAGATGCGCAGCCATGTCATGGTGGACGGCTCGGTCGGCCTCAAATCGCTCGAGACGATCTTGCGCGTGCGCGAGGAATACCGGAGCCTGATCGACATCCAGCTCGTCGCCTTTCCCCAGAGCGGCATTTTGGCAAGCCCGGGCACGCCGCAATTGCTCGACGAAGCCATCGGGCTCGGCGCCGACCTCGTCGGCGGGCTCGATCCCGCCAGCTTCGACCGCGACGTTGAGAAACATCTCGACGTCGTGTTCGGCGTCGCCAACAAGCATGGCGTCGACGTCGACATTCACCTGCACGACATGGGCACGCTGGGCGCCTTCGAGATCGAGCAGATCGCGGCGCGCACGCGTGTGCTTGGCATGGAAGGGCGTGTCGCAATCAGCCACGCTTACGGGCTCGGCGACATCACGACAGACCAACTCAAGAAGATTGGTGAAGTTCTCGCCCGCTCCGGCGTCGCGATCATGACCAACGCGCCGGGTGCGCGGCCGTTTCCGCCGATCCTTGCCCTGCGCAACGCCGGCGTCACCGTCTTCAGCGGCAACGACAACATTCGCGACTCCTGGTGGCCCTATGGCGATGGCGACATGCTGCGCCGGGCGGCGACGCTCGGCTATCGCTCAGGCTTCAACGTCGACGAAGAGCTGCGCGTCGCCTTTGATGTCGTCACCGAAGCCGGCGCCAAGGCGTTGCGGCTCGAAGGCTACGGTCTGCAAGTCGGCGCCAAAGCCGACTTCGTGACCCTACAGGCGGAACATGTTCCCGAGGCCGTGGTCGGAGTGCCGCAGGGGCGATCGGTCTACAAGGGAAGCAGGCTTGTCGCATCGAGCGGTAGGATCATGGGGAAGCGGGGCTGA
- a CDS encoding amidohydrolase family protein translates to MTSQTALDLIFRNALLRSSAGSVDIGVKGGRIAAIEPRLACEAIEVDLGGHLALPGFVDTHIHLDKACLLGRCGHDHGSVSDAIRAVAGMKRDFTVEDVYARGARVLERAIVHGTTRMRTHVEIDPRIGLRGFEAVRALKRDYAWAIDLSLCVFPQEGLTNDPGTEDLLVEALRDGGEVIGGCPYMDTDPPAHLERIFDLAQEFDVDVDLHLDFDLDPSWWHLDEVCRQTERRNYGGRVAIGHATKLSALPPERMKAATAQLARSGVAVTVLPATDLYLMGREATHNAPRGLTLAHKLAGDGVLCSVATNNVLNPFTPFGDASLLRMANFYANVAHASVSDFDTCLDLVTELPARLMNLADYGIKVGNPADLIVLDTQDSRFAVAELPDVVMGFKAGRQTFERQRPSLLRPGR, encoded by the coding sequence ATGACCAGCCAGACCGCCCTCGACCTGATCTTCCGTAACGCGCTGCTCCGATCATCCGCCGGATCCGTCGATATCGGCGTGAAGGGCGGCCGGATTGCCGCGATCGAGCCGCGGCTCGCTTGCGAAGCGATCGAGGTCGATCTCGGCGGCCACCTCGCCTTGCCCGGCTTCGTCGACACCCACATCCATCTCGACAAGGCCTGCCTCCTCGGCCGCTGCGGGCATGACCACGGCAGCGTCTCGGATGCCATCCGCGCCGTTGCCGGGATGAAGCGCGATTTCACGGTCGAGGACGTCTATGCCCGCGGCGCCCGGGTGCTCGAACGTGCGATCGTGCACGGCACGACGCGCATGCGCACCCATGTCGAGATCGATCCGCGCATCGGCTTGCGCGGCTTCGAGGCGGTCAGGGCGTTGAAGCGCGACTATGCCTGGGCGATCGACCTGTCGCTCTGCGTCTTCCCGCAGGAAGGCCTGACCAACGACCCCGGCACCGAAGACCTGCTGGTCGAGGCGCTGCGTGACGGCGGCGAGGTGATCGGCGGCTGTCCCTATATGGACACCGATCCGCCCGCCCATCTCGAACGCATCTTCGATCTTGCGCAGGAATTCGACGTCGACGTCGACCTTCACCTCGACTTCGACCTCGACCCCTCGTGGTGGCATCTCGACGAAGTCTGCCGGCAGACCGAGCGGCGCAACTATGGGGGACGCGTGGCGATCGGCCACGCCACCAAGCTCTCGGCGCTGCCGCCCGAACGAATGAAGGCCGCCACCGCGCAACTGGCAAGATCAGGCGTTGCCGTCACCGTGCTGCCGGCAACCGATCTCTATCTGATGGGCCGGGAAGCCACCCACAATGCGCCGCGCGGACTGACGCTCGCCCACAAGCTCGCCGGCGACGGCGTGTTGTGCTCGGTTGCCACCAACAACGTGCTCAACCCGTTCACGCCGTTCGGGGACGCTTCGCTGCTGCGGATGGCGAACTTCTACGCCAATGTCGCGCACGCCTCGGTCAGCGATTTCGACACCTGCCTCGATCTCGTGACCGAACTGCCGGCACGCCTGATGAACCTTGCCGATTACGGGATCAAGGTCGGCAATCCCGCCGATCTCATCGTGCTCGACACCCAGGACAGCCGCTTCGCCGTGGCGGAACTGCCTGATGTCGTGATGGGCTTCAAGGCCGGCCGGCAGACGTTCGAGCGGCAGCGGCCCAGCCTGCTCCGCCCCGGACGCTGA
- a CDS encoding nuclear transport factor 2 family protein yields MSTLAKAERPMTDAEIVEAYLTASMIPDPDAASAYMKPGTVITFTGGREFDHPRGPTGFNAKRYRWVKKKMDRFDVCPGADETVVYSVGTLYGEWMDGTPFEGNRYVDRFVVRGGQIVKMDVWNDSAERILVQRGIEA; encoded by the coding sequence ATGTCCACCCTCGCAAAAGCCGAACGCCCGATGACCGACGCCGAGATCGTTGAAGCCTATCTCACGGCCTCGATGATACCGGATCCTGACGCCGCTTCGGCCTATATGAAGCCGGGGACGGTGATCACGTTCACCGGCGGGCGCGAATTCGATCATCCGCGCGGGCCGACCGGCTTCAATGCGAAGCGCTATCGCTGGGTCAAGAAGAAGATGGATAGGTTCGACGTCTGCCCGGGCGCAGACGAGACCGTCGTCTACAGCGTCGGCACGCTCTACGGCGAGTGGATGGACGGCACGCCCTTCGAGGGCAACCGCTATGTCGATCGTTTCGTTGTCCGAGGCGGTCAGATCGTGAAGATGGACGTCTGGAACGACAGTGCCGAGCGGATCCTGGTCCAGCGCGGGATCGAGGCCTAA